In the genome of Phlebotomus papatasi isolate M1 chromosome 2, Ppap_2.1, whole genome shotgun sequence, one region contains:
- the LOC129802945 gene encoding cholinephosphotransferase 1: MKHNQLLNTSQLKRLENHKYSCQSSSLLDPILQPWWNFLVRMIPVWLAPNLITIVGLAVNILTALVLILYSPDAKSDPPAWACFLCAAGLFAYQSLDAIDGKQARRTNTSTPLGELFDHGCDSISTVFVALSACISVQIGHHPYWMFFQCFCAMTLFYCAHWQTYVSGTLRFGKIDVTEAQIIIMGIHVISGIFGASIWKTKIGGIEVWYFVACSTIVLGSMSLVQIFSVILAGGVGKNGSTVAGTSVLSPIIPFSMILVPAFIISQKSTEGIFETYPSVYIVTFGMVAAKVTNRLVVAHMTKSEMEYLDWGLIGPLMLFLNQYFNNFLPESLVLFGATVWCTFDLIKYCSQVCVEICNHLNIQLFKISPQPHGAPTSGSSGSGNREAEHNNGANHVHGTTQQHRKQNRVSRRYNN; the protein is encoded by the exons ATGAAGCACAATCAACTTTTGAATACGTCACAGCTCAAGAGACTGGAGAATCACAAGTATTCATGCCAATCGAGTAGCCTTTTGGATCCCATTCTCCAGCCATGGTGGAACTTCCTGGTGCGAATGATTCCTGTCTGGTTGGCGCCCAATCTCATCACCATTGTGGGCTTAGCTGTTAATATCCTCACGGCCCTGGTGCTGATACT ATATAGTCCTGATGCCAAGAGTGACCCACCGGCCTGGGCGTGCTTCCTATGTGCTGCTGGGCTTTTTGCCTATCAAAGTTTGGATGCCATCGATGGAAAACAGGCACGCCGCACAAATACCTCAACTCCCCTGGGAGAACTCTTCGATCACGGCTGCGATTCCATCTCGACGGTCTTTGTGGCCCTATCGGCCTGCATTTCCGTCCAGATTGGCCATCATCCCTACTGGATGTTCTTCCAGTGCTTCTGTGCAATGACACTCTTCTACTGTGCCCACTGGCAGACGTACGTGTCCGGAACCCTGAGATTCGGCAAGATCGACGTCACCGAGGCACAGATCATCATCATGGGGATTCATGTGATATCAGGCATCTTTGGTGCTTCCATCTGGAAGACCAAG ATTGGAGGAATCGAAGTGTGGTACTTTGTGGCGTGCTCCACGATAGTTCTTGGTTCTATGTCACTGGTACAGATTTTCTCAGTGATTCTGGCCGGTGGCGTTGGCAAGAATGGTTCAACAGTTGCT GGAACCAGTGTCCTCTCACCAATTATTCCCTTTTCGATGATTCTGGTGCCAGCGTTTATAATCTCGCAGAAATCCACCGAGGGTATCTTTGAGACGTACCCATCCGTTTACATCGTGACCTTTGGCATGGTGGCGGCCAAGGTGACCAATCGCCTGGTGGTGGCGCACATGACAAAGAGTGAGATGGAGTACCTGGATTGGGGACTCATTGGGCCACTAATGCTCTTCCTCAACCAATACTTCAATAACTTCCTGCCGGAGAGCTTGGTGCTCTTTGGGGCGACGGTGTGGTGTACATTCGACCTCATCAAGTATTGCTCGCAA GTTTGCGTTGAAATTTGCAATCACCTCAACATACAGCTGTTCAAGATATCACCTCAGCCTCACGGGGCGCCAACGAGTGGGAGTTCAGGGTCAGGGAATCGAGAGGCTGAACACAACAATGGTGCAAATCATGTGCATGGCACAACGCAGCAACATCGAAAGCAGAATCGCGTCAGTCGGAGGTACAATAATTAG